Proteins co-encoded in one Gemmatimonadaceae bacterium genomic window:
- a CDS encoding carbohydrate binding domain-containing protein, with amino-acid sequence MCLLGITLAEWWQPWLFGSKRKAAIWILATLCISNYVAFAAGGGLPIEHRMAQATVIFGYTGACSAGLASVLRILPERRAFALALACVLGLLVIELALSPRQGKFLWAGGVALVAASSPPAEDGSTPASGTIVSDYPEDPRGYFEDPETWRASWRVDVNEIAAGSTLEFPATRAEALRAIVRRGGLREPWFVQVAQTGVSLRQGERYSLSFRARAAVPGTLYVAAGMGHPPWTAIGLYEQVTVDSLWRHVQLEFTPTASDPSAKLYFDIGLMQDTVELSRITLRRSATGERVVPVARHRHAVRYRYNQMGCRGASVHRTPRPGVYRILVVGGASSRGVGVHEEDTFASQLQDR; translated from the coding sequence GTGTGCCTCCTCGGCATCACGCTGGCAGAGTGGTGGCAACCGTGGCTCTTCGGAAGCAAACGTAAAGCGGCCATCTGGATACTCGCCACCCTTTGCATTTCGAACTACGTTGCGTTCGCCGCTGGCGGCGGATTGCCCATCGAGCATCGCATGGCGCAGGCGACCGTGATCTTCGGATACACGGGCGCCTGCTCGGCAGGCTTGGCCAGCGTCCTTCGTATTCTTCCTGAGAGACGGGCCTTCGCACTCGCGCTGGCTTGTGTACTTGGGCTGCTGGTCATCGAGCTGGCACTGAGCCCGCGCCAAGGGAAGTTCCTTTGGGCCGGTGGTGTCGCGCTGGTTGCGGCGTCTAGCCCGCCTGCGGAGGATGGCTCTACACCCGCTTCTGGCACAATCGTGAGCGACTATCCGGAAGATCCCCGTGGCTACTTCGAGGACCCCGAGACTTGGCGCGCGAGTTGGCGCGTCGATGTCAATGAAATAGCAGCCGGCTCGACGCTTGAGTTTCCGGCAACTCGCGCAGAAGCGCTTCGCGCCATTGTGAGGCGCGGTGGCCTTCGAGAGCCGTGGTTTGTCCAGGTCGCCCAGACTGGGGTTTCTCTTCGACAGGGGGAGCGTTACTCGCTCTCTTTCCGAGCACGTGCAGCCGTTCCCGGTACCCTGTATGTCGCGGCAGGTATGGGTCATCCACCTTGGACTGCCATCGGTTTGTATGAGCAGGTGACTGTGGATTCGCTGTGGCGCCATGTTCAACTCGAGTTCACGCCAACAGCCAGTGATCCATCGGCAAAACTTTACTTCGACATTGGCCTTATGCAGGACACGGTCGAGCTGTCGCGCATCACACTGCGTCGCAGCGCTACGGGCGAGCGCGTGGTGCCGGTCGCTCGTCACCGCCACGCCGTCCGCTATCGATACAACCAAATGGGCTGTCGAGGTGCCAGCGTGCACAGGACGCCGCGCCCCGGTGTCTATCGTATTCTTGTTGTGGGTGGCGCGTCTTCGCGTGGCGTGGGAGTCCACGAGGAAGACACCTTCGCATCACAGCTTCAGGATCGCTGA